The following proteins come from a genomic window of Miscanthus floridulus cultivar M001 chromosome 2, ASM1932011v1, whole genome shotgun sequence:
- the LOC136536849 gene encoding uncharacterized protein, whose translation MRPLGCIDHPICFGTPSNYRKEVLTFEMVRFGGTYHAILGWPCYAKFMVVPNYTYLKLKMSGPSNIITIESTYEHAYDCDIECIEYAEALAEAKTLIANLGQFSGEAPDSKRRAGMFEPTEAIKLVPVNPAYPDDRALRISATLDIK comes from the coding sequence ATGCGACCCCTCGGGTGCATCGACCATCCCatctgctttggcaccccctccaactaccgcaaggaagtccttaccttcgagatGGTCAGGTTTggaggaacctaccacgccatcctagggtggccgtgctatgccaagttcatggtagttcccaactacacctacctcaagctcaagatgtcaggCCCCAGCAacatcatcacgattgagtccacgtacgaacatgcatacgactgcgacatcgagtgcatcgagtacgccgaggctctcgccgaggccaagaccctcatcgccaacctcggcCAATTTAGTGGTgaggcacctgactccaagcgtcgcgcagggatgttcgagcccacggaggccatcaagctcgtcccggtcaaCCCCGCCTACCCcgatgaccgagcgctgaggatcagcgccaccctcgacatcaaatag